One segment of Arthrobacter sp. MMS18-M83 DNA contains the following:
- the yczR gene encoding MocR-like transcription factor YczR, with the protein MPGSLNPTAMVRLLGPWNTGAAPAYRELADVVRLLVMDGRIPLDVALPSERALAVTLGVSRTTVTAAYASLREQGFLSGGQGSRGRTGIPHRTVPVSGPGLAVPDGILDLAYASLPATGEVVHRAFADALVDLPALLPSFGYDAVGLPPLREAIADRYTAAGIPTTAAQILVTSGAQHALNIILKTLAGRQQKVLVEHPSYPNALDAIRTSGSRTVPVPMPPAAEPTSGGDPASGGWDIEGMVAAMRHQRPAMAYLVPDFHNPTGRIMSNLQRRRLVREAAGTGTVLVVDETLRELNLDAVATSPLAAFSPAVVTIGSLSKSHWAGLRTGWIRAEEDLISRFVQTRTTMDLGGPVVEQLAAARLVRAFTEPLDARLEELRRNRETLLGLLAEHLPDWHVERPRGGLTAWCRLPTASSTALTVVAPDFGLRLAAGPRFGVGGAFEHFMRVPYTLAPAQLETAVLALRDAQARIDASPQLRRTLKAPKEAAAVA; encoded by the coding sequence ATGCCCGGATCCCTGAACCCCACAGCCATGGTGCGTCTCCTCGGCCCGTGGAACACTGGCGCCGCTCCTGCCTATCGCGAGCTTGCCGACGTCGTACGCCTTTTGGTGATGGACGGGCGCATCCCGCTGGACGTCGCCCTGCCGAGCGAGCGCGCACTTGCGGTCACTTTGGGCGTCAGCCGGACCACCGTCACCGCCGCCTATGCCAGCCTTCGCGAGCAAGGATTCCTCAGCGGCGGGCAGGGCAGCCGGGGCCGGACGGGAATTCCGCACCGGACGGTTCCTGTCAGCGGACCGGGACTGGCCGTTCCGGATGGGATTCTTGACCTCGCATACGCTTCACTACCGGCCACGGGCGAGGTGGTGCACCGGGCTTTTGCCGATGCGCTGGTTGATCTCCCCGCGCTGTTGCCGAGTTTCGGTTACGACGCCGTCGGCCTTCCGCCCCTCCGGGAAGCCATCGCGGACCGCTACACAGCGGCCGGTATCCCCACCACGGCAGCGCAGATTCTGGTGACTTCCGGCGCTCAGCATGCGCTGAACATCATCCTGAAGACCCTGGCCGGGCGACAGCAGAAGGTACTCGTCGAGCACCCCAGCTACCCCAACGCGCTCGATGCCATCCGCACTTCGGGCTCACGCACGGTGCCGGTCCCGATGCCGCCTGCCGCGGAGCCGACGTCGGGCGGTGATCCCGCCTCGGGCGGCTGGGACATCGAGGGCATGGTGGCGGCGATGCGCCACCAACGCCCGGCCATGGCCTACCTTGTGCCGGACTTCCACAACCCCACAGGGCGGATCATGTCCAACCTCCAGCGCCGCCGCCTAGTCCGCGAGGCGGCAGGTACGGGCACTGTACTGGTGGTGGACGAGACGCTGCGGGAGCTGAACCTCGACGCCGTCGCGACCTCGCCGCTCGCGGCCTTCAGTCCGGCGGTGGTGACCATCGGTTCGCTCAGCAAATCGCATTGGGCCGGGCTCCGGACCGGGTGGATCCGCGCTGAGGAAGACTTGATCAGCCGCTTCGTGCAGACCCGGACAACGATGGATCTGGGTGGGCCCGTCGTCGAGCAATTGGCCGCCGCGCGGCTGGTCCGCGCCTTCACCGAACCGCTGGACGCCAGGCTTGAGGAACTGCGACGGAACCGGGAAACGCTCCTTGGGCTACTCGCCGAACACCTGCCCGATTGGCACGTGGAACGGCCGCGAGGCGGGCTGACGGCATGGTGCAGGCTGCCGACGGCGTCAAGTACCGCGCTCACCGTCGTCGCCCCGGATTTCGGGTTGCGACTGGCGGCCGGGCCGCGTTTCGGGGTCGGTGGGGCCTTCGAGCACTTCATGCGCGTCCCGTACACGCTCGCGCCGGCCCAGCTCGAGACGGCGGTGCTTGCACTGCGGGATGCCCAGGCCAGGATCGACGCGTCGCCGCAACTCCGGAGGACCTTGAAGGCACCCAAGGAAGCGGCCGCCGTTGCGTAA
- a CDS encoding TetR-like C-terminal domain-containing protein → MARPIVHDQLVRQRLLEVTAELVDRDGPARVTLRDVAATAHTSTTAIYSLFGGKAQLLTAAVDDGFRSFGDSQRSAESGGLRGLGLAYRSWALDHPALYRLMFGGALATYVDCSPTPAVASEAMLPLVEAVSAAQEGGTIRRDDAATIAMSVWGQVHGLVSLELANMDDPGTDWEGIYDAALDAVSRGWAA, encoded by the coding sequence ATGGCAAGACCCATCGTTCATGACCAGCTTGTCCGGCAGCGGCTTCTTGAGGTAACGGCCGAACTCGTGGATCGTGATGGCCCCGCGCGGGTAACGCTCCGCGACGTTGCAGCAACCGCCCACACTTCGACCACCGCGATCTACTCACTTTTCGGCGGCAAGGCACAGTTGCTGACGGCCGCCGTCGACGACGGATTCCGTTCCTTCGGCGACTCGCAACGGTCCGCCGAAAGCGGTGGGCTTCGAGGCCTGGGCCTCGCCTACCGCTCCTGGGCCCTGGACCATCCAGCCCTGTATCGGCTCATGTTTGGCGGCGCCCTTGCCACCTACGTGGACTGCAGCCCGACGCCGGCCGTTGCCTCGGAGGCCATGCTTCCGCTCGTCGAAGCAGTGAGCGCCGCACAGGAAGGGGGAACTATTCGCCGCGATGATGCCGCAACGATCGCCATGTCCGTCTGGGGACAAGTCCACGGACTCGTGAGCCTGGAACTGGCGAACATGGACGACCCCGGAACCGATTGGGAAGGGATCTACGACGCGGCCTTGGATGCCGTGTCACGCGGCTGGGCAGCCTAA
- the yczE gene encoding membrane protein YczE produces the protein MMTRRITQLLIGLAMYGVSLAMFIRAGLGLDPWDVFHQGVAGKIGWSIGTVVVVVSFLVLLLWIPLRQMPGFGTLANAVLVGVFADIGLALIPVFSHLGGQIAMLVGAVVLNGIASACYIGARLGPGARDGLMTGLARRTGWSVRLSRTLIEVVVLGVGWLLGGSVGVGTVVYALAIGPVVQLLLPMFTVPAKAPQSAPEEVLAGP, from the coding sequence ATGATGACCCGCAGAATCACCCAACTCCTGATCGGCCTCGCAATGTACGGGGTTTCCCTGGCCATGTTCATCCGGGCCGGCCTTGGCCTGGACCCTTGGGATGTGTTCCACCAAGGCGTCGCGGGAAAGATCGGATGGAGCATCGGCACCGTGGTGGTGGTTGTCAGCTTCCTCGTACTGCTCCTCTGGATCCCGCTGCGGCAGATGCCCGGCTTCGGAACCCTCGCCAACGCCGTGCTGGTGGGCGTCTTCGCGGACATCGGCCTGGCCCTGATCCCAGTCTTCTCGCATTTGGGTGGTCAGATCGCCATGCTCGTTGGTGCCGTGGTCCTCAACGGCATAGCCTCTGCTTGCTACATCGGCGCTCGGCTCGGCCCGGGTGCCCGCGACGGACTCATGACGGGGCTTGCCCGCCGCACGGGTTGGTCGGTGCGCTTGTCCCGGACCTTGATCGAGGTTGTTGTGCTCGGTGTGGGTTGGCTGCTTGGCGGATCCGTCGGCGTGGGAACTGTTGTCTACGCGTTGGCCATTGGGCCGGTGGTTCAGCTGTTGTTGCCGATGTTCACGGTCCCGGCGAAGGCTCCTCAGAGTGCCCCGGAAGAGGTGCTCGCAGGGCCGTGA
- a CDS encoding Fpg/Nei family DNA glycosylase: MPEGDSIWRAAAELHKALGGQTLVSSDFRVPRFATLNLAGWTVSGVVPRGKHLLMRLLGPAEAGTADAGALQEAAPAMPGSVRAGPDTPGSTDAGPPRRALTIHSHLKMEGNWQVYAPGGRWRKPGHTARCVLRTATADVVGFSLGILEVIPTPDEARAVGHLGPDLLGPDWDAEEALRRLRAAPDTPIGVALLDQRNLAGIGNIYRCEACFLAGVHPAAPVSAVPDLAGMLEEAKILLEANLGHGPRTTRGPRALRPGYWVYRREHKPCLRCGTPIRRDLLGPASGLEDRDIYFCQDCQPGL, translated from the coding sequence GTGCCTGAGGGCGACTCGATCTGGCGGGCCGCCGCGGAGCTGCACAAGGCCCTTGGTGGCCAGACCCTCGTTTCCTCCGACTTCCGGGTGCCCAGATTCGCCACGCTGAACCTGGCCGGATGGACCGTGTCCGGGGTAGTGCCGCGGGGAAAACATTTGCTCATGCGATTGCTGGGGCCTGCTGAAGCCGGGACGGCGGATGCCGGAGCCCTCCAAGAGGCCGCGCCCGCCATGCCAGGATCGGTACGGGCCGGACCGGACACGCCTGGATCCACCGATGCCGGCCCACCGCGCCGCGCCCTGACCATCCATTCGCACCTGAAAATGGAGGGAAACTGGCAGGTCTATGCTCCCGGCGGCCGCTGGAGGAAACCCGGCCACACGGCCAGGTGCGTCCTCCGCACGGCGACTGCCGACGTCGTCGGCTTCTCGTTGGGAATCCTGGAAGTGATCCCCACGCCGGACGAGGCCCGTGCGGTGGGGCACCTTGGGCCGGATCTCCTGGGGCCGGACTGGGACGCTGAAGAGGCCCTTCGTCGGCTGCGAGCCGCGCCGGACACTCCGATCGGCGTCGCGCTGTTGGACCAGAGGAACCTCGCCGGCATCGGCAATATCTACCGCTGCGAAGCGTGTTTCCTGGCCGGCGTGCATCCTGCCGCACCCGTATCGGCTGTCCCGGATCTGGCGGGGATGCTCGAGGAAGCCAAAATCCTGCTCGAGGCCAACCTGGGACATGGACCTAGGACGACCCGCGGCCCGCGAGCCCTGCGTCCCGGATACTGGGTATACCGCCGTGAGCACAAGCCGTGCCTTCGCTGCGGTACGCCCATTCGCCGCGACCTGCTAGGGCCGGCGTCGGGGTTGGAAGACCGGGACATCTACTTCTGCCAGGACTGCCAGCCCGGACTTTGA
- a CDS encoding DNA glycosylase AlkZ-like family protein: MQERELPSDPLGGSGHTAMDRFSRATREWFLGAFTAPTPAQDGAWKAISSGSHALVVAPTGSGKTLAAFLWTLDRLLSASLDAPADALPGLEDAPSRARAKAPKRKTRVLYISPLKALGVDVERNLRSPLIGITQTAKRLGLPAPLVTVGVRSGDTTTADRRALLSHPPDILITTPESLFLMLTSKARETLSEVDTVIVDEVHAVAGTKRGAHLAVSLERLDALLPKPAQRIGLSATVEPRELVAQFLAGSAPVEIVAPPSRKNWNLSVSVPVEDMSDLAGAAGAFDSGPASGLQPQASIWPHVEEKIVDLVLSKQSTIVFANSRRLAERLTARLNEIYAERQLMAVDVFSAAADSGLDSGLADFGGPAAGPTPSGLPSSTATPAHMMAQAGSTSGADPVLARAHHGSVSKDQRALIEDDLKSGRLRCVVATSSLELGIDMGAVDLVVQVESPPSVASGLQRVGRAGHQVGEISEGVLFPKHRADLVHTAITVERMLSGKIERLHVPANPLDILAQQTVAATALGSIEVEDWFATVRRSAPFATLPRSAFEATLDLLAGRYPSDEFAELRPRIIWDRNAGTIEGRPGAQRLAVTSGGTIPDRGLFGVYIIGTEGSGSGSGGTPSAGGAPEPSAQEPSPASRAAKGGRRVGELDEEMVYESRVGDIFALGATSWKIEDITHDRVLVSPAFGQPGKLPFWKGDSLGRPVDLGRALGAFVRELSTSDQGPALERCKASGLDDFAAGNLLQYLNEQKQATEVVPNDRTLVVERFHDELGDWRVVLHSPFGMPVHAPWALAVGQRLQQRYGLDGSAMAADDGIVLRVPMMEDEPPGAELFLFDPEELEQIVTAEVGGSALFASRFRECAARALLLPRQNPAKRQPLWQQRQRSAQLLDVAKKYPSFPIVLETVRECLQDVYDLPALKDIAASIERRELRLVQTTTQQPSPFAKSLLFGYVAQYLYEGDSPLAERRAAALALDSTLLNELLGRVELRELLDAKVIEATELELQRLAADRQVRGMEGVADLLRLLGPLSVEEVAARLQPEEGAGGSPDLAASHLAAASHLAALRKANRALTVTLSGVERFAAIEDAARLRDAIGVPLPMGVPLAFIEPVHDPLGDLVSRYARTHGPFTAEEAAARLGLGVAVVSTALKRLAADGRVVEGEFRPHPRVPEPVPGEAPASPEAAVAPEVPTVLPGSEWCDSEVLRKLRRRSLAALRAEVEPVDAAAYGRFLPAWQNVSVPAAGRSRGAPALRGLDGIMTAIDQLSGVPVPASAWEPLVLASRISDYQPAMLDELMAAGEVLWSGAGSLPGNDGWISLHVAEAAELTLNPDPEFEPGDAQLRLLEHLQTGGGAYFFRQLTEVAGGMDTVLSDDAVVAALWDLVWAGRITGDTFAPVRAMIAGGRTAHKQPARPPRARSLRMSRLGRSHGTGLMRSPGLTGGRYGSVTGAAPAPALAVGRWSALPAPELDPTIHARGTAELLLDRYGVVTRGSVMVENIVGGFGLMYKVLARLEEAGRCRRGYFIEHLGAAQFAVPATVDRLRSFTEDAQLAKAEPVALALASTDPANPYGAALPWPALAVDAGSGHRPGRKAGALVVMVDGALILYVERGGKTLLTFSHDDAVLAAAAAALVGVVRRGAVDKLIMEKVNGHDLLDTPVAFALAAAGAYSTPKGLRIRA; this comes from the coding sequence ATGCAGGAGCGGGAGCTACCGAGCGATCCACTGGGCGGTTCAGGCCACACAGCCATGGACCGCTTCAGCCGTGCCACGCGGGAGTGGTTCCTGGGTGCTTTCACCGCGCCCACACCGGCGCAAGACGGCGCGTGGAAGGCCATCTCGTCCGGCTCCCACGCTCTGGTGGTGGCGCCCACTGGTTCCGGTAAGACGCTCGCAGCCTTCCTGTGGACCCTTGACCGGCTCTTGTCAGCATCCCTGGATGCACCTGCTGATGCGCTTCCGGGGCTTGAGGACGCACCCAGCCGGGCTCGGGCAAAAGCCCCTAAACGCAAGACCCGAGTCCTGTACATCTCCCCGCTCAAGGCTCTCGGCGTCGACGTCGAACGCAACCTCCGCTCGCCGCTGATCGGCATCACGCAAACCGCGAAACGGCTCGGGTTGCCGGCTCCACTGGTCACCGTCGGCGTCCGTTCCGGGGATACGACGACGGCGGACCGCCGCGCGCTGCTCAGCCACCCGCCGGACATCCTCATCACCACGCCTGAATCCCTGTTCCTGATGCTGACATCGAAGGCCAGAGAGACCCTCAGCGAGGTGGACACCGTGATTGTGGACGAGGTCCACGCAGTTGCTGGCACCAAGCGCGGCGCGCACCTCGCAGTGTCATTGGAGCGGCTCGATGCATTGCTGCCCAAACCTGCCCAACGGATCGGGCTCTCGGCCACCGTGGAGCCGCGCGAGCTCGTGGCGCAGTTCCTCGCGGGCTCGGCTCCCGTGGAAATCGTCGCACCGCCGTCTCGCAAGAACTGGAACCTCAGCGTCAGTGTTCCTGTGGAGGACATGTCCGACCTGGCGGGAGCTGCCGGCGCCTTCGACTCCGGCCCAGCCTCCGGACTCCAGCCGCAAGCCTCCATTTGGCCGCATGTCGAGGAGAAGATCGTTGATCTTGTGCTTTCGAAGCAGTCCACCATTGTGTTTGCCAACTCCCGGCGTCTCGCGGAACGACTCACGGCACGGCTGAACGAGATCTACGCGGAGCGCCAGCTCATGGCGGTCGATGTGTTTTCTGCCGCGGCGGATTCGGGGCTGGACTCGGGGCTTGCTGATTTCGGAGGGCCAGCCGCGGGGCCGACACCCTCGGGGCTGCCGTCGTCGACCGCGACACCCGCCCACATGATGGCCCAAGCCGGAAGCACGAGCGGCGCCGATCCGGTCCTGGCCCGCGCGCACCACGGTTCCGTGTCCAAGGACCAGCGGGCCCTCATCGAGGACGACCTCAAATCCGGCCGGCTGCGGTGTGTTGTAGCCACGTCATCCCTGGAACTCGGCATCGACATGGGTGCCGTGGACCTGGTCGTCCAAGTCGAGTCGCCGCCGTCGGTGGCCAGCGGACTGCAACGGGTAGGCCGCGCAGGCCACCAGGTGGGTGAGATTTCCGAAGGCGTGCTCTTCCCCAAGCACCGGGCAGACCTCGTCCACACAGCGATCACCGTGGAACGGATGTTGAGTGGGAAGATCGAACGCCTCCACGTTCCCGCCAACCCCTTGGACATCCTCGCCCAACAAACAGTCGCCGCCACCGCGTTGGGAAGCATCGAGGTTGAAGACTGGTTCGCCACCGTGCGCCGTTCCGCGCCCTTCGCCACCCTGCCCCGCTCCGCTTTCGAAGCCACCTTGGACCTCCTGGCCGGCCGGTATCCCTCGGATGAATTCGCCGAGCTCCGGCCGCGCATCATATGGGACAGGAACGCCGGCACCATTGAAGGCCGCCCAGGAGCACAGCGCCTTGCCGTGACCTCGGGCGGAACCATCCCGGACCGCGGACTCTTCGGCGTCTACATCATCGGCACCGAAGGCTCTGGTTCCGGCTCTGGCGGCACTCCTTCTGCTGGCGGCGCCCCGGAACCGTCCGCACAGGAGCCCAGTCCGGCGTCGCGCGCTGCCAAAGGCGGCCGACGCGTCGGCGAACTCGACGAAGAAATGGTTTACGAATCACGCGTCGGGGACATCTTCGCCTTGGGTGCCACGAGCTGGAAGATCGAGGACATTACGCATGACCGTGTCCTCGTCTCGCCCGCCTTCGGCCAGCCCGGAAAACTTCCCTTCTGGAAGGGCGATTCCTTGGGCCGTCCGGTGGATCTCGGGCGCGCGCTGGGTGCATTCGTGCGCGAGCTCTCCACTTCGGACCAAGGGCCCGCGCTGGAACGCTGCAAGGCCAGCGGTCTGGACGACTTCGCCGCCGGCAACCTGCTGCAGTATCTGAATGAGCAAAAGCAGGCCACGGAAGTGGTTCCGAATGACCGTACGCTCGTGGTCGAACGGTTCCATGACGAACTCGGCGACTGGCGGGTGGTGCTGCACAGCCCCTTCGGCATGCCGGTCCACGCACCGTGGGCCCTCGCCGTCGGGCAGCGGCTCCAGCAGCGCTACGGGCTGGACGGCTCCGCAATGGCCGCCGACGACGGCATCGTACTGCGCGTGCCGATGATGGAAGACGAACCTCCCGGAGCGGAGCTGTTCCTCTTCGACCCGGAGGAACTCGAGCAGATCGTGACGGCGGAGGTTGGCGGCAGCGCCCTGTTCGCATCGCGCTTCCGTGAATGCGCTGCCCGCGCATTGTTGCTGCCGAGGCAGAATCCGGCGAAAAGGCAGCCGCTGTGGCAGCAGCGGCAACGTTCAGCGCAATTGCTGGACGTCGCTAAGAAATACCCTTCCTTCCCCATCGTTCTCGAAACCGTGCGCGAGTGCCTGCAGGACGTCTACGACCTCCCCGCTTTGAAAGACATTGCCGCTTCGATCGAGCGCCGCGAACTGCGCTTGGTACAGACCACTACCCAGCAGCCCTCCCCCTTCGCCAAGTCATTGCTCTTTGGCTACGTGGCGCAGTATCTGTACGAGGGCGATTCACCGCTCGCCGAACGCCGGGCCGCGGCTCTGGCCCTCGACTCCACACTCCTGAATGAGCTCCTGGGCAGGGTGGAACTGCGCGAACTCCTGGACGCCAAAGTCATTGAGGCCACCGAGCTCGAGCTCCAACGGCTGGCAGCGGACCGGCAAGTCCGTGGCATGGAAGGCGTCGCGGACTTGCTGCGCTTGCTGGGACCCCTGAGCGTGGAAGAAGTGGCTGCCCGTTTGCAGCCCGAAGAAGGAGCGGGTGGTTCCCCGGATCTGGCGGCGTCGCACCTCGCTGCCGCCTCGCACCTGGCTGCTTTGCGGAAGGCCAACCGCGCTCTCACCGTGACCCTCAGCGGCGTGGAGCGATTCGCGGCCATCGAGGACGCAGCCCGGCTCCGGGATGCCATTGGGGTTCCACTTCCCATGGGCGTCCCTTTGGCCTTCATCGAACCCGTCCATGACCCGCTCGGCGACCTCGTCTCCCGTTACGCACGGACCCACGGGCCCTTCACGGCCGAAGAAGCCGCGGCCAGGCTGGGACTCGGTGTCGCCGTCGTAAGCACTGCCCTGAAACGCTTGGCAGCGGATGGCAGGGTGGTGGAAGGTGAGTTCCGTCCGCACCCGAGAGTGCCTGAACCGGTTCCCGGTGAGGCACCTGCGTCGCCCGAGGCGGCGGTGGCGCCGGAGGTGCCCACTGTTCTCCCGGGCAGCGAGTGGTGCGACTCGGAGGTGCTACGCAAGCTCCGGCGTCGTTCCTTGGCCGCGCTGCGCGCCGAAGTTGAACCGGTGGACGCTGCCGCGTACGGCCGGTTCCTGCCCGCCTGGCAAAACGTATCCGTGCCCGCGGCCGGCCGCTCCCGCGGCGCCCCCGCACTGCGTGGGCTGGACGGCATCATGACCGCCATCGACCAGCTATCCGGCGTGCCCGTTCCGGCGTCGGCCTGGGAGCCCTTGGTGCTGGCCAGCCGGATCTCCGACTACCAGCCAGCCATGTTGGATGAACTCATGGCCGCAGGTGAAGTCTTGTGGTCCGGTGCCGGATCGTTGCCTGGGAACGACGGTTGGATCAGCCTCCACGTGGCCGAAGCTGCGGAGCTGACCCTCAACCCGGATCCTGAATTCGAGCCCGGCGACGCCCAGCTCCGCCTCTTGGAGCATCTGCAGACCGGCGGGGGCGCCTATTTCTTCCGGCAGCTCACCGAGGTTGCGGGCGGCATGGATACGGTACTAAGCGACGACGCCGTGGTGGCCGCCCTATGGGATCTAGTCTGGGCCGGCCGCATCACGGGCGACACCTTCGCCCCGGTCCGCGCGATGATTGCCGGGGGCCGCACCGCGCACAAGCAGCCTGCCCGGCCGCCGCGTGCGAGGTCCCTGCGGATGAGCAGGCTCGGCCGTTCGCATGGCACGGGGCTGATGCGATCGCCAGGACTCACGGGCGGACGTTACGGCTCGGTCACCGGAGCAGCTCCGGCTCCCGCGCTGGCCGTTGGCCGCTGGTCGGCGTTGCCGGCTCCTGAGCTCGACCCCACTATCCACGCGCGCGGTACCGCCGAACTCCTCCTCGACAGGTACGGCGTAGTGACCCGCGGCTCCGTCATGGTGGAGAACATCGTGGGCGGATTCGGGCTGATGTACAAGGTCTTGGCCCGCCTGGAGGAAGCCGGCCGGTGCCGCCGTGGCTACTTCATCGAGCACCTGGGAGCCGCCCAGTTTGCCGTTCCCGCCACGGTGGACCGCCTGCGCTCCTTCACGGAAGATGCCCAACTCGCCAAAGCCGAGCCTGTCGCCTTGGCCCTTGCCTCTACGGATCCGGCCAACCCGTACGGCGCCGCCCTCCCCTGGCCCGCGCTGGCCGTCGACGCCGGATCGGGTCACCGTCCGGGACGGAAGGCCGGAGCCTTGGTGGTAATGGTCGACGGCGCCCTGATCCTGTACGTTGAGCGCGGCGGGAAGACCCTACTGACCTTCAGCCACGATGACGCTGTCCTGGCGGCTGCCGCTGCCGCCTTGGTGGGCGTGGTGCGCCGGGGCGCCGTGGACAAATTGATCATGGAGAAAGTCAACGGCCATGACCTCTTGGACACTCCAGTGGCTTTTGCCCTTGCCGCGGCCGGGGCGTACTCCACGCCGAAGGGCTTGAGGATCCGTGCCTGA
- a CDS encoding DUF4232 domain-containing protein has product MTNMRVKNGLLLTMAAASVFLLSGCFQAQAQGQSTGTPSGSASASPSVSSSVSASSAPSASGSSTPSSTGTMASGVGLCKAASLTPSVDSTGGGAAGSVYMKLILTNSGTESCVLKGFPGVSLTAGPTGDPIGAAAARDDAQPVTDVVLAPGKAGFAQLRYTQAGNYPDCTQVAAAGFRVYPPEDTASVFIPLQHQACSNAAINLLSVQAFQAG; this is encoded by the coding sequence ATGACGAATATGCGAGTCAAGAACGGTCTCCTGCTCACGATGGCAGCAGCCTCGGTATTCCTGCTCTCCGGCTGTTTCCAAGCCCAGGCCCAGGGTCAAAGCACCGGCACGCCGAGCGGTTCGGCTTCGGCCTCTCCCTCGGTGTCTTCCTCGGTGTCCGCGTCGAGCGCTCCCAGCGCTAGCGGCAGTTCCACGCCATCAAGCACCGGGACGATGGCATCCGGCGTCGGACTCTGCAAAGCAGCCTCGCTGACACCTTCTGTCGACTCCACCGGCGGCGGCGCGGCAGGCAGCGTCTACATGAAGCTCATCCTGACCAATTCGGGCACAGAATCCTGCGTCCTGAAGGGGTTCCCAGGCGTCTCCCTCACGGCCGGACCCACGGGTGATCCGATCGGCGCGGCCGCCGCGCGCGACGACGCGCAGCCAGTGACAGATGTGGTCCTCGCCCCGGGGAAGGCCGGCTTCGCCCAACTCCGCTACACCCAGGCCGGCAACTATCCGGACTGCACCCAGGTTGCGGCCGCAGGTTTCCGCGTCTACCCACCCGAGGACACCGCCTCGGTGTTCATCCCGCTGCAGCACCAGGCCTGCAGCAACGCTGCGATCAACCTCTTGAGCGTTCAGGCTTTCCAGGCGGGGTAG
- a CDS encoding DUF4188 domain-containing protein — MAQEIFPGRFTADAGRESVTVFLIGMRANRWWKIGKVARVASAMPTMLRHLTSHPESGMLGCEQWFGRTTMLLSYWESPEHLRRFAADKDSPHLGPWRRFMKEVAGSGDIGVWHETYQVPASGIEVVYNGMPQFGLAKATSHVPVGPGSNTAKQRMGAGQPN, encoded by the coding sequence ATGGCACAGGAAATCTTCCCGGGACGCTTCACGGCGGACGCTGGGCGCGAATCAGTTACCGTTTTCCTCATCGGAATGCGGGCCAACCGTTGGTGGAAGATCGGCAAGGTGGCGCGCGTGGCATCGGCAATGCCCACCATGCTCCGCCATCTGACATCACATCCCGAGTCCGGAATGCTCGGCTGCGAACAGTGGTTCGGGCGCACCACCATGCTGCTTAGCTATTGGGAGAGCCCTGAGCATCTCAGGCGCTTCGCTGCGGACAAGGATTCGCCGCATTTGGGGCCATGGCGGCGTTTCATGAAGGAAGTCGCAGGAAGTGGTGACATTGGCGTGTGGCACGAAACCTATCAGGTGCCGGCGTCGGGAATTGAGGTGGTCTACAACGGCATGCCGCAGTTTGGCCTGGCCAAAGCCACCTCGCATGTCCCGGTCGGCCCGGGGAGCAACACCGCCAAGCAGCGTATGGGTGCCGGGCAACCCAACTAA
- a CDS encoding SRPBCC family protein produces the protein MTDNREFEIVADTELPGTPERAWQAVTQDTSAWMFPTDEWPAVKTVDEYPSHLVTRMEGPDGWFNQLEHVLEPLDGGRAKLHYVHSGIFADNWEEQYDGASKHTEFYLHTLGQYLQYFDGKPVVFTDIQGPAASQTSDGFVKLKKALGLDGVPQGSPVEVEVDGVGRLSGEVDFSNQHFLGLRTADTLYRFFGRNSFGAPVGMTVHDFSGNSDSELTAKAWGGFLETVYA, from the coding sequence ATGACTGATAACCGTGAATTCGAAATCGTGGCCGACACCGAACTGCCCGGCACTCCTGAACGGGCCTGGCAGGCTGTCACCCAGGACACCTCGGCGTGGATGTTCCCCACCGATGAGTGGCCGGCCGTGAAAACCGTGGACGAATACCCCAGCCACCTCGTGACCCGGATGGAGGGGCCGGACGGCTGGTTCAACCAGCTCGAACACGTCTTGGAACCGCTCGACGGCGGCCGGGCCAAACTGCACTACGTCCACAGCGGCATCTTCGCGGACAACTGGGAAGAGCAGTACGACGGCGCCAGCAAGCACACCGAGTTCTACCTTCATACCCTGGGCCAATACCTGCAGTACTTCGACGGCAAGCCCGTGGTCTTCACGGACATCCAAGGCCCGGCGGCCTCGCAGACCTCCGACGGGTTCGTGAAGCTGAAGAAGGCACTCGGCTTGGACGGCGTTCCGCAGGGTTCACCTGTTGAGGTGGAGGTCGACGGCGTCGGGCGGCTAAGTGGGGAAGTTGACTTCTCCAACCAGCACTTCCTGGGCCTGCGCACGGCCGACACTCTGTACCGCTTCTTCGGACGCAACTCCTTCGGCGCCCCCGTGGGCATGACCGTGCACGATTTCAGCGGCAATAGCGACTCCGAACTGACCGCCAAGGCCTGGGGTGGGTTCTTGGAGACGGTGTACGCGTAA